From Acidihalobacter aeolianus, a single genomic window includes:
- the ispG gene encoding flavodoxin-dependent (E)-4-hydroxy-3-methylbut-2-enyl-diphosphate synthase, with protein MQTFSARRRTTPVRIGHVTVGGDAPVVVQSMTNTDTADPIRTSIQVAELARAGSELVRITVNTEEAAAAVPEIRERLDKMGIDVPLVGDFHFNGHKLLGKYPECASALAKYRINPGNVGRGNKRDSQFAQMIELACQYEKPVRIGVNWGSLDQDLLARKLDENAHLARPLPLEMVTHQALIASALESAARAEEIGLPHDRVVLSCKLSGVPDLIRAYRDLADRCDYPLHLGLTEAGMGTKGIVASTAALSILLGEGVGDTIRISLTPAPGASRTEEVIVAQEILQSLGLRAFSPRVVACPGCGRTSSSYFQELAESIQAYLRTQMPIWRDRHPGVESMTVAVMGCVVNGPGESRHANIGISLPGTGETPVAPVYVDGEKTVTLKGEHIAEEFQALVTDYVRSRYPHSALAESET; from the coding sequence ATGCAGACATTCTCCGCCCGACGCCGTACCACGCCCGTCCGCATAGGACATGTCACTGTCGGGGGCGACGCCCCCGTCGTGGTCCAGTCTATGACCAACACGGATACGGCTGATCCGATTCGGACCTCAATCCAGGTAGCCGAGCTCGCCCGTGCTGGTTCTGAACTGGTCAGGATCACGGTCAACACCGAGGAGGCTGCCGCTGCTGTACCCGAAATCCGCGAACGTCTGGATAAAATGGGCATCGACGTCCCGTTGGTGGGTGACTTCCACTTCAATGGGCATAAGCTACTGGGGAAATACCCCGAATGCGCCAGCGCCCTCGCAAAATACCGCATCAATCCGGGAAACGTGGGCCGAGGCAACAAACGCGATAGCCAGTTCGCGCAAATGATCGAACTCGCCTGCCAGTACGAGAAACCTGTGCGGATTGGGGTCAATTGGGGATCCCTAGACCAAGATCTCCTGGCCAGAAAACTGGATGAAAATGCACATCTGGCTCGCCCGTTGCCACTTGAGATGGTGACCCATCAAGCGCTGATCGCATCAGCACTGGAAAGCGCGGCCCGGGCAGAGGAAATAGGGCTGCCACACGACCGGGTCGTCCTCTCTTGCAAGCTTTCAGGCGTGCCAGATCTGATTCGCGCATACCGTGATCTTGCAGATCGCTGCGACTACCCCCTACACCTAGGACTGACCGAGGCTGGGATGGGCACCAAGGGCATCGTAGCCTCCACCGCAGCGCTATCCATCCTCCTGGGTGAAGGCGTGGGTGACACCATTCGCATCTCTCTGACACCCGCCCCTGGCGCGTCGCGAACCGAGGAAGTCATCGTTGCGCAGGAAATCCTGCAGTCTCTAGGCTTGCGCGCCTTCTCTCCGCGCGTTGTCGCCTGCCCCGGCTGCGGCCGCACATCCAGCAGTTACTTCCAGGAACTCGCCGAATCGATTCAGGCGTACCTACGCACACAGATGCCTATCTGGCGCGACCGACATCCGGGCGTTGAGTCCATGACCGTAGCGGTCATGGGCTGTGTGGTCAACGGCCCTGGTGAAAGCCGGCATGCGAATATCGGCATTAGCCTGCCCGGCACCGGGGAAACCCCAGTGGCGCCGGTTTACGTAGACGGCGAGAAAACCGTCACGCTCAAGGGCGAACATATTGCAGAGGAGTTTCAGGCGCTTGTCACCGATTATGTTCGCAGCAGATACCCACACTCTGCTCTAGCCGAGTCTGAGACCTAG
- a CDS encoding cytochrome c oxidase subunit 3, producing MSSHAAESVDPRTAVLWDYEDHGHDPISTRTFGFWLYMLSDAMIFAALFAAYGVYVRNAAGGPTITDIVHPIYAMWETVVVLTSVFAYGLGMAALKRGNRSGVTTWLLVAFVLGLVFLGMEYKEFADLLAAGAIPQRSGFLSAYWTMVLTHGLHMVFGLLWMAIMLIQVAREGFTQNVVYRLLNLRLFWHFQAIIWVCVFTFVYLKGVL from the coding sequence ATGAGTTCACACGCTGCCGAGTCCGTCGATCCGCGTACTGCCGTACTGTGGGATTACGAGGACCATGGTCACGATCCCATTTCCACCCGCACGTTCGGCTTCTGGCTGTACATGCTGAGCGACGCCATGATCTTCGCGGCCCTGTTCGCCGCATACGGTGTCTACGTGCGCAATGCCGCGGGTGGCCCTACCATCACCGATATCGTCCATCCGATCTATGCCATGTGGGAAACCGTCGTGGTGCTCACCAGCGTTTTCGCCTATGGCCTCGGCATGGCTGCGCTCAAGCGCGGTAACCGCAGCGGTGTCACCACCTGGCTGCTGGTTGCCTTCGTCCTGGGCCTTGTTTTCCTAGGCATGGAATACAAGGAGTTCGCCGACCTGCTGGCCGCCGGCGCAATTCCGCAGCGCAGCGGTTTCCTGTCGGCCTACTGGACGATGGTGCTGACCCACGGTCTGCACATGGTCTTCGGCCTGCTCTGGATGGCCATCATGCTGATCCAGGTGGCGCGCGAAGGCTTCACCCAGAACGTCGTCTACCGGCTGCTCAACCTCAGGCTGTTCTGGCACTTCCAGGCCATCATCTGGGTGTGCGTGTTCACGTTCGTTTATCTGAAGGGGGTGCTCTGA
- a CDS encoding DUF1631 domain-containing protein: MSQSRPENVVAIGTQRARLDAAVRGQLVSRIRGQVREGLTQRLHVMLEQIDDSLFARADRADSNQLQTAYFDAMREIRLKRPTLESDFSALVLKHFDQGLQQRPVPASSGRGHATIEDALSLVETDELEEKLAIDAMVTKAKRLYAESLFLLGQRLAAMAGTPAPTVDEEMAIGPEVICAAFQEASSSLQVDIQIRLLLYKLFDHDVINDLGEFYAGVDLILREAGILPTLTAADAMPAAHRARRNGGPRTGQAADERGGVNEAADDITQALRQFLYGPEPVAPGFSGAHMPGVSTPAGGFVPGGGAAQLTVPVVQALSRLQQTGSENYQIAGGLSIDPTALKRGLSEGSFAGGIVPVHPLEERTIDVVAMLFDFLFEDPDLPGQIKNAVARLQIPVLKVALIDPEFFGRKQHPVRRLLNQLAHAGIGWSPEADDPADGLLQCIDHLVGRVVNEFEDNVQIFSEVLEDFEAWLGETEQRSSEREEEAVDEALQEENRLLAKSAAAAAIDSTIADAELPESVRSFLIGPWKDLLARAYRADGGESPTWDRVLNVASTLVWSLMPKNTDVARRQLLDTLPSLLRALREGMDRMRMTADTRDGLLSSLAVEHTRLARTPKEVPKPQEFAQSSHSNASVMTTEVETEDATHDAKSFMAKKAAEINRMIDEGRFLGGAGVSTLNDEGPYDQHYERAESLGEGAWLDWRDQKGCEQRIKLSWKSVISGKYFFVNRQGMKIVEMNAHALAGELRDGRARIIEDAPMVDRALLSVLDTLQQGV, encoded by the coding sequence ATGAGCCAATCACGACCTGAAAACGTCGTCGCTATCGGCACTCAGCGGGCACGCTTGGATGCCGCAGTTCGCGGTCAATTGGTTTCAAGGATCCGTGGACAGGTCCGCGAAGGTCTGACGCAACGTCTTCACGTGATGCTCGAGCAGATCGACGATTCCTTATTTGCACGCGCGGACCGGGCGGATAGCAATCAGTTGCAGACCGCCTATTTCGATGCCATGCGCGAGATTCGGCTCAAAAGACCGACACTTGAGTCGGATTTCTCTGCACTCGTACTCAAGCACTTCGACCAGGGATTACAGCAACGTCCGGTACCGGCGTCGTCAGGGCGTGGGCATGCCACCATCGAAGATGCGTTAAGCTTGGTCGAAACTGACGAACTGGAAGAAAAGCTAGCCATCGACGCTATGGTGACGAAGGCTAAGCGATTGTATGCAGAATCCCTCTTTCTGCTTGGGCAGCGGCTGGCCGCTATGGCAGGTACGCCTGCACCTACTGTCGATGAAGAAATGGCCATCGGGCCTGAAGTGATCTGTGCGGCGTTTCAGGAAGCTTCTTCCTCGCTCCAGGTCGATATACAGATTCGTCTCTTGTTGTACAAACTATTCGATCACGATGTGATCAACGATTTGGGCGAGTTCTATGCCGGCGTCGATCTGATTCTGCGCGAGGCAGGTATCCTGCCAACATTGACTGCAGCTGATGCGATGCCCGCCGCACATCGCGCTCGGAGAAATGGTGGTCCACGTACGGGACAGGCAGCCGATGAGCGGGGAGGTGTAAACGAGGCGGCGGATGACATAACACAGGCGTTACGCCAATTTCTATACGGCCCTGAACCGGTAGCGCCTGGCTTCAGTGGGGCTCATATGCCTGGTGTCTCTACACCTGCGGGAGGGTTCGTACCAGGAGGTGGGGCTGCTCAGCTTACCGTTCCTGTGGTCCAGGCATTGTCTAGGCTGCAGCAAACTGGTAGCGAAAATTATCAGATTGCAGGTGGGCTTTCGATCGACCCGACGGCACTAAAGCGGGGATTGTCCGAGGGCAGCTTTGCCGGGGGTATCGTACCGGTACATCCATTGGAAGAGCGGACCATTGATGTGGTGGCTATGTTGTTCGACTTCCTTTTCGAAGATCCGGATCTGCCTGGTCAGATCAAAAACGCCGTGGCCCGTCTGCAGATCCCGGTGCTTAAGGTCGCACTCATTGATCCGGAATTTTTCGGTCGCAAGCAGCACCCTGTACGGCGCTTACTCAATCAATTGGCGCATGCCGGCATTGGTTGGTCTCCTGAGGCAGACGATCCTGCGGATGGGTTATTGCAATGCATCGATCATTTGGTCGGACGAGTCGTCAATGAATTTGAGGACAACGTACAGATTTTCTCTGAGGTGCTTGAAGATTTCGAGGCTTGGCTTGGCGAGACCGAGCAGCGTTCATCGGAGCGTGAGGAAGAAGCGGTCGATGAGGCTCTACAGGAGGAAAATCGTTTGCTCGCCAAGTCTGCGGCGGCGGCGGCGATCGACAGCACCATTGCCGATGCGGAGTTACCAGAGTCGGTGAGGTCATTCCTGATCGGCCCATGGAAGGACCTTCTGGCACGTGCCTATCGGGCGGATGGCGGGGAATCGCCGACTTGGGATCGGGTTTTGAATGTCGCTTCCACGCTCGTTTGGAGCCTGATGCCGAAAAACACGGACGTTGCGCGCCGTCAGTTACTCGACACCCTTCCCAGCCTGCTTCGGGCGCTGCGAGAAGGGATGGATCGGATGCGAATGACTGCGGACACTCGCGATGGCTTGCTATCCAGCCTTGCCGTGGAGCATACCCGCCTGGCTAGGACGCCCAAAGAAGTACCCAAACCTCAGGAATTCGCGCAGTCATCGCATTCGAATGCCTCGGTTATGACGACGGAAGTAGAGACGGAGGACGCGACTCACGACGCGAAGTCTTTCATGGCTAAGAAGGCGGCCGAGATCAATCGAATGATCGATGAGGGCCGGTTTCTGGGGGGAGCGGGTGTTTCGACTCTGAACGACGAAGGTCCGTATGACCAACATTATGAACGAGCGGAGTCGTTGGGGGAGGGGGCATGGCTCGATTGGCGGGACCAGAAGGGCTGCGAACAGCGTATTAAACTGTCTTGGAAGAGCGTGATCAGCGGAAAGTATTTTTTTGTGAACCGCCAGGGTATGAAGATAGTGGAAATGAACGCCCACGCTCTCGCTGGCGAATTGCGTGATGGGCGTGCTCGTATCATCGAAGACGCACCTATGGTGGATCGTGCACTCCTCTCCGTTCTCGATACCTTGCAGCAAGGTGTGTAG
- a CDS encoding cytochrome o ubiquinol oxidase subunit IV, producing MSHGHDNPLDHPEVKLASTRSYLIGYVFALAMMILSLGLVKGHAMSPLGLSVLITFIALIVILVQLYFLFHLDLSETQIWHTVALVLTVPLFIMAVGLTVWMFYTLHMRTMIPGLG from the coding sequence ATGTCTCACGGACACGACAATCCACTCGATCATCCCGAGGTCAAGCTGGCCAGCACGCGCAGCTATCTGATCGGCTACGTTTTCGCCCTGGCCATGATGATCCTGTCTCTCGGACTGGTGAAGGGACATGCCATGTCTCCGCTCGGCCTGAGCGTGCTGATCACGTTCATCGCCCTGATCGTGATTCTGGTTCAGCTCTACTTCCTGTTCCATCTCGACCTTTCCGAGACCCAGATCTGGCATACCGTAGCGCTTGTGCTGACCGTTCCACTGTTCATCATGGCAGTGGGACTGACCGTGTGGATGTTCTACACGCTGCATATGCGGACCATGATTCCGGGGCTAGGGTAA
- a CDS encoding ubiquinol oxidase subunit II: MKFPRALRFMALLPLLFLGGCSTEHFWLLNPKGPISAAELHYMILDVSIMLVIIIPTTLMVIWFLLRYRAKAKAAYDPTWSHSNILEVIVWGVPILIVAVLGYYSYVGIHEVNPYNPTILAKHTQANADPLEVDVITTDWQWLFIYPKQHIASANELVIPTHTKVDFRLTSTSVTNGFFIPQLVGQIYIMPGMRTKQSLLAEHEGVYHGFSAALSGGGFSWMQFKTKAVSQSQFQDWVAKAQQSATHMTYADFEKFARPTVNIGQKTTYFSAVQPGIFEDVIKAARMGKVYPTPNALTENMQSEEFLKHSN; the protein is encoded by the coding sequence ATGAAGTTCCCGAGAGCACTCCGCTTCATGGCGTTGTTACCGCTCCTGTTTCTGGGAGGGTGTAGTACAGAGCACTTCTGGCTGCTCAATCCCAAAGGCCCCATCAGCGCTGCTGAATTGCATTACATGATCCTCGACGTTTCGATCATGCTCGTCATCATCATTCCGACGACGCTCATGGTGATCTGGTTCCTGCTGCGATACCGCGCCAAGGCCAAAGCAGCCTACGACCCGACCTGGAGTCATTCCAACATACTCGAAGTTATCGTTTGGGGCGTACCGATTCTGATCGTGGCGGTGTTGGGCTACTACTCCTATGTAGGCATCCACGAAGTGAATCCCTACAACCCGACCATCCTGGCCAAACATACCCAGGCAAACGCCGACCCGCTGGAAGTCGACGTCATCACGACGGACTGGCAGTGGTTGTTCATCTATCCTAAGCAGCATATCGCCAGCGCCAACGAGCTGGTGATACCGACTCACACCAAGGTGGACTTCAGACTGACCTCCACCTCGGTAACCAACGGCTTCTTCATCCCGCAGCTCGTCGGCCAGATCTACATCATGCCGGGCATGCGCACGAAGCAAAGCCTCCTCGCCGAACATGAAGGTGTCTACCACGGCTTCTCCGCGGCCCTGAGCGGCGGAGGTTTCTCGTGGATGCAGTTCAAGACCAAGGCGGTGAGCCAGTCCCAGTTCCAGGACTGGGTCGCCAAGGCTCAGCAGAGCGCCACCCACATGACTTACGCCGACTTCGAAAAATTCGCCCGTCCGACGGTGAACATCGGTCAGAAGACCACCTATTTCTCCGCTGTGCAGCCCGGCATCTTCGAAGATGTCATCAAGGCCGCGAGGATGGGCAAGGTCTATCCGACACCGAATGCGCTGACTGAAAACATGCAGTCAGAAGAATTCCTAAAGCACTCCAACTAA
- a CDS encoding COX15/CtaA family protein: protein MSNPSDTPPSAEQKHVVEGEMTLTVRIIGLGIGSIVLLAILLGLWKGLTSPLPGKEALVSGLMMSEVIFAIALILLGSIVEGFGYGLSLGTRWPYTRNIVVLMLRGDPEAAHRVLATAVGLTAVALAALHPDKMTFTGLGLIVITALFGMGTLYVLAGKAPAFVHGTHGLLAYLVFLNYLVGLNYPGIDVFPFISKTVALHALLFTIFMGGMVTGQRGFGQAIEPFLHPRKTAHWIFVVHGFAAMLVLGTLGWLSSAYPVAFGLAVFQAAVGFFLFHAVNLKPKNPGAVVAFHQMMVLLITSAIVLQWRW, encoded by the coding sequence ATGAGCAATCCGAGCGATACCCCCCCCTCCGCCGAGCAGAAACATGTCGTCGAGGGGGAAATGACCCTCACGGTACGCATCATCGGGCTCGGCATCGGCAGCATTGTGCTGCTAGCCATACTCCTCGGGCTCTGGAAGGGGCTGACCAGCCCCCTCCCGGGCAAGGAAGCCCTGGTCAGTGGCCTGATGATGTCCGAGGTGATTTTTGCAATTGCGCTGATCCTGCTCGGAAGCATAGTGGAAGGATTCGGCTACGGGCTCTCGCTGGGCACCCGCTGGCCCTACACACGCAACATCGTCGTCCTGATGTTGCGCGGCGATCCTGAAGCCGCACATCGCGTACTCGCCACGGCAGTCGGTCTGACTGCCGTAGCGCTGGCCGCGCTGCATCCGGACAAGATGACCTTCACCGGCCTCGGTTTGATCGTGATTACCGCGCTGTTCGGCATGGGCACGCTCTATGTGCTCGCCGGCAAGGCTCCGGCCTTCGTGCACGGCACTCATGGCTTGCTCGCGTACCTGGTGTTTCTCAACTATCTCGTCGGTCTGAACTACCCCGGCATCGACGTCTTCCCGTTCATCAGCAAGACCGTTGCCCTACATGCCCTGCTGTTCACGATTTTCATGGGTGGCATGGTGACCGGCCAGCGCGGATTCGGCCAGGCGATCGAGCCCTTCTTGCACCCGCGCAAGACCGCGCACTGGATTTTCGTCGTACACGGTTTTGCCGCGATGCTGGTGCTGGGCACGCTGGGCTGGCTCAGCTCCGCCTATCCTGTGGCTTTCGGCCTCGCTGTTTTCCAGGCCGCCGTGGGGTTCTTCCTATTCCACGCCGTCAACCTGAAACCGAAGAATCCGGGCGCCGTCGTCGCCTTTCACCAAATGATGGTATTGCTGATCACCAGTGCAATTGTCCTGCAATGGCGATGGTGA
- a CDS encoding cbb3-type cytochrome c oxidase subunit I, whose translation MLVDLQGPWNPIFGRLGLLLEVHYNNPVLFFAFELSVVVGVILVFWATCARKWGYLWREWLTTVDHKKIGVMYILVGLVMLFRGFFDALMIRSQQAIAVGPDSPGMLGAAHGYLPPYHFDQVFTAHGMIMILVAATPILVGIMNIVVPLQIGARDMAYPYLNALGLWLTVVSAALVMIALFVGDFSHAGWVGLAPLTELPYSPGVGVDYWIWSIQIGSIGTTMGAINLIATIVKMRAPGMTWGRIPVFTWTSMASNIIALTSFPVLGVTLALLTFDRYLGTHFFTVGLGGDLMMYTNLFWIWGHPEVYFVVLPAFGMLSEIIPTFSEKPLFGYVTMVIASMAIAAVSWSVWLHHFFTMGAGPNVNAYFSIATMLVGIPTGVKVFNWAFTMYRARMRFDTPMMWAIGSIFLLISGGLTGMMLSVPAVNYIVHNSVFVIAHFHNMFLLIVYAAFGAVSYWFPKVFGFKLDERWGKWFFWFFTAGTLMVFIPMYTLGFMGMTRRLDYISHPAWQPLLTAEMIGIGLYAISIAMFVIQLAVSLRDREKNRVGADAWGTSRSLEWASHSPVPFYNFAVTPVVHARDEWAWRREHGLTSLRPDRYLDIHMPKNTAVPLILGLLSLAFGFAMVWRIWWLAAISVIGIIVVIIYRSFDKDTDYIIPAAEVEKMEKEFLERASKIEGDAPAAGGAAGGVYAAPQAPTKKHQGD comes from the coding sequence ATGCTTGTCGACCTACAAGGACCATGGAACCCGATATTCGGGCGCCTGGGCTTGCTGCTCGAGGTTCACTACAACAACCCGGTCCTCTTCTTCGCCTTTGAACTGTCGGTTGTCGTCGGCGTAATCCTCGTGTTCTGGGCAACCTGTGCCCGCAAATGGGGCTACCTCTGGCGTGAATGGCTGACCACCGTCGATCACAAGAAGATCGGCGTCATGTATATCCTGGTCGGTCTGGTGATGCTGTTCCGCGGCTTTTTCGATGCCCTGATGATCCGTTCGCAACAAGCGATCGCGGTTGGGCCCGATTCGCCCGGCATGTTGGGTGCGGCGCACGGCTACCTGCCGCCCTATCATTTCGACCAGGTGTTCACCGCCCACGGTATGATCATGATCCTGGTGGCGGCCACACCCATCCTGGTCGGCATCATGAATATCGTCGTGCCGCTGCAGATCGGTGCGCGTGACATGGCCTACCCATACCTGAACGCGCTCGGCCTATGGCTGACCGTGGTCAGCGCAGCCCTGGTAATGATCGCGCTGTTCGTGGGCGACTTCTCGCACGCGGGTTGGGTCGGTCTCGCCCCGTTGACTGAGTTGCCATACAGTCCCGGCGTCGGCGTGGACTACTGGATATGGTCCATTCAGATAGGCAGTATCGGCACCACCATGGGCGCCATCAACCTGATCGCGACCATCGTCAAGATGCGCGCGCCCGGGATGACCTGGGGCCGTATCCCGGTGTTCACCTGGACCTCGATGGCTTCCAACATCATCGCCCTGACCTCATTCCCGGTCCTGGGCGTGACGCTGGCCCTGCTGACCTTCGACCGCTACCTCGGCACACACTTCTTCACCGTGGGCCTGGGTGGCGACCTGATGATGTACACCAACCTGTTCTGGATCTGGGGTCACCCGGAAGTGTACTTCGTGGTGTTGCCGGCCTTCGGCATGCTGTCGGAAATCATCCCGACGTTTTCCGAGAAGCCCTTGTTCGGCTACGTCACCATGGTCATCGCCTCCATGGCCATAGCCGCAGTGTCCTGGAGTGTGTGGCTGCACCACTTCTTCACCATGGGCGCAGGTCCGAATGTCAACGCCTACTTCAGTATCGCGACCATGCTCGTGGGTATTCCCACCGGCGTGAAGGTGTTCAACTGGGCATTCACGATGTACCGCGCACGGATGCGCTTCGACACCCCGATGATGTGGGCGATCGGCTCGATCTTCCTGCTGATCTCGGGCGGCCTGACCGGCATGATGCTATCGGTACCCGCAGTCAACTACATCGTGCACAACAGCGTGTTCGTCATTGCGCACTTCCACAACATGTTCCTGCTGATCGTCTATGCGGCGTTCGGTGCTGTGAGCTACTGGTTCCCGAAGGTCTTCGGCTTCAAGCTTGACGAACGCTGGGGCAAGTGGTTCTTCTGGTTCTTCACCGCCGGCACGCTGATGGTCTTCATACCAATGTATACCCTGGGCTTCATGGGTATGACTCGTCGTCTCGACTACATCAGCCACCCGGCCTGGCAGCCGCTGTTGACCGCAGAAATGATCGGCATCGGCCTGTATGCCATTTCCATTGCGATGTTTGTCATACAGCTCGCTGTCAGCCTGCGCGACCGCGAGAAGAACCGCGTGGGTGCGGATGCCTGGGGCACGTCGAGAAGCCTGGAATGGGCCTCTCACTCGCCGGTACCCTTCTACAACTTCGCCGTCACCCCGGTGGTGCATGCGCGTGACGAATGGGCCTGGCGCCGTGAGCACGGCCTGACCAGCCTGCGTCCCGACCGCTATCTCGACATCCACATGCCGAAGAATACAGCGGTGCCGCTGATCCTCGGGCTCCTGTCGCTGGCCTTCGGTTTCGCCATGGTCTGGCGCATCTGGTGGCTGGCCGCGATCAGCGTGATCGGCATCATCGTCGTCATCATCTACCGCTCGTTCGACAAGGATACGGATTACATCATCCCTGCCGCCGAAGTGGAGAAGATGGAGAAGGAGTTCCTGGAGCGGGCGAGCAAGATCGAAGGCGATGCACCCGCAGCAGGTGGCGCCGCCGGCGGCGTCTACGCTGCACCCCAGGCGCCGACGAAGAAGCATCAAGGCGACTGA
- the istA gene encoding IS21 family transposase, with amino-acid sequence MKHVIEVLRLKYAAQLSHAQISRACGLSKGAVNKYVNLARAQGITWPLPADMDEAALEARLFPAKAPSSRFVVPDGFQIHQELKRKGVTLQLLWAEYCAAHGERAYAYTQFCHHYRQWRERQKRSLRQHHQAGEKVFIDYCGPTVDIVDRHTGEVRTAQIFVGVLGASSYTYVEATWTQSLPDWIASHQRMLGFFGGVPALLVPDNLKAAVQRAERYAPQLNATYAEMAAHYGTAVLPARPYKPKDKAKVEVAVQVVERWILARLRHHRFFSLAELNRAIAALLPELNERLFQGRTESRRDLFESLDRPALRPLPGEAYVYAEWRRARPGIDYHVEVDKRCYSVPHALVGQVLDLRITATTIEVLHRGQRVALHPRHHGPGRYVTVTEHMPKTHQVHRDWSPKRFLRWASQIGPSTAEVVRRQLTDRPHPEHGYRACLGLLSLARRYRPARLEAACARALAIDSARYQSVKSILARGLDQQPLDQSPAQEALPLHANVRGANYYH; translated from the coding sequence ATGAAGCATGTCATCGAGGTGCTGCGCCTCAAATACGCAGCCCAACTCAGCCACGCGCAGATCAGCCGCGCCTGCGGCCTGTCCAAGGGCGCGGTCAACAAGTACGTCAACCTGGCCAGGGCTCAAGGCATCACCTGGCCGTTGCCTGCGGACATGGACGAGGCCGCCCTGGAGGCACGTCTGTTTCCCGCCAAGGCGCCCTCGAGCCGGTTCGTCGTCCCCGACGGCTTCCAGATCCATCAGGAACTCAAGCGCAAGGGCGTGACCCTGCAACTGCTCTGGGCCGAGTACTGCGCCGCGCACGGCGAGCGCGCGTACGCGTATACCCAGTTCTGTCACCATTACCGGCAGTGGCGAGAGCGGCAGAAGCGCAGCCTGCGCCAGCACCATCAGGCCGGGGAAAAGGTCTTCATCGATTACTGCGGGCCCACGGTCGACATCGTCGACCGTCACACCGGCGAGGTGCGTACCGCACAGATCTTTGTCGGCGTGCTCGGGGCCTCCAGCTACACCTATGTCGAGGCTACCTGGACCCAGTCGCTGCCCGACTGGATCGCCTCCCACCAGCGCATGCTGGGCTTCTTCGGCGGGGTGCCGGCGCTGCTGGTGCCGGACAACCTCAAGGCGGCGGTTCAGCGCGCCGAGCGCTACGCGCCGCAGCTCAACGCCACCTATGCCGAGATGGCGGCGCACTACGGCACCGCCGTGCTGCCGGCGCGGCCCTACAAGCCCAAGGACAAGGCCAAGGTCGAAGTGGCGGTGCAGGTGGTCGAGCGCTGGATCCTGGCGCGGCTGCGCCACCACCGCTTCTTCTCGCTGGCCGAGTTGAACCGGGCCATCGCCGCGCTGTTGCCTGAACTGAACGAGCGGCTCTTCCAGGGTCGCACCGAGAGCCGTCGCGACCTGTTCGAGAGCCTCGATCGGCCCGCGCTGCGCCCGCTGCCGGGCGAGGCTTACGTCTACGCCGAGTGGCGACGCGCCCGGCCCGGCATCGACTACCACGTCGAGGTCGACAAGCGCTGCTACAGCGTCCCGCATGCCCTGGTCGGCCAGGTGCTGGACCTGCGCATCACCGCCACCACGATCGAGGTGCTGCACCGGGGTCAGCGCGTGGCCCTGCATCCGCGCCACCACGGCCCGGGCCGCTACGTCACCGTCACCGAGCACATGCCCAAGACCCATCAGGTGCACCGTGACTGGTCACCCAAGCGCTTCCTGCGCTGGGCGAGCCAGATCGGCCCCAGCACGGCCGAGGTGGTACGCCGCCAGCTGACCGACCGGCCTCATCCGGAGCACGGCTACCGCGCCTGCCTGGGGCTGCTCAGCCTCGCTCGGCGTTACCGCCCGGCGCGCCTGGAGGCGGCCTGCGCTCGAGCCTTGGCCATCGACTCGGCCCGTTACCAGAGCGTCAAGTCGATCCTCGCCCGCGGCCTTGACCAACAGCCCCTCGATCAGAGCCCGGCCCAGGAGGCACTGCCCCTGCACGCCAATGTCCGCGGCGCCAACTACTATCACTGA